In Gammaproteobacteria bacterium, the following proteins share a genomic window:
- the tkt gene encoding transketolase, producing the protein MPSRRELANAIRALSMDAVQKANSGHPGAPMGMADIAEVLWNSHMKFNPTNAKWADRDRFVLSNGHGSMLIYSLLHLAGFELSMEDIKSFRQLHAKTAGHPEYGYADGIETTTGPLGQGITNAVGMAIAERTLAAQFNKPGHEIVDHHTYAFMGDGCLMEGLSHESCAMAGTLGLGKLIAFWDDNDISIDGHIGDWMEKGVPGRFKSYDWHVIPDVDGHDPEAINAAIAEAKSVTDKPTLICTRTVIGFGSPNMSGTHDCHGAALGHDEIALVRKELGWTAEPFEIPSEIYAGWDHKEQGATDEAAWDKKFAAYKAAFPAEAAEFIRRMSGELPANFAVEMDQFIAKTQDEMPSIASRKASQNAIEAMGPLLPEMFGGSADLTGSNLTNWSGTVKVTPENADGNYISWGVREFGMAHMMNGMVLHGGFKVYGATFFMFMEFMRNALRMSALMKIGTIYVYTHDSIGLGEDGPTHQPVEQLATMRVIPGFQTWRGCDAVESAVSWKVAMMRGDAPTALVFSRQTLTPMPRTAEQVANIEKGGYVLKDCAGTPDIIFISTGSEVGLAVEAAEAMDANVRVVSMPSTCAYDAQDQAYKDSVLIPGVKRVAIEAGVDQSWYKYVGLDGGVVCMTTFGESAPAGELFKQFGFTVENVVATANKVLGK; encoded by the coding sequence ATGCCATCACGTAGAGAATTAGCCAATGCAATCCGTGCGTTAAGTATGGACGCTGTTCAGAAAGCAAATTCGGGTCACCCGGGTGCACCGATGGGTATGGCCGATATCGCTGAAGTATTGTGGAATAGCCACATGAAATTCAACCCGACGAATGCAAAGTGGGCAGATCGGGATCGTTTCGTGCTTTCAAACGGCCACGGCTCCATGCTGATCTACTCTCTACTACACTTGGCAGGCTTTGAGCTCAGCATGGAAGATATTAAAAGCTTCCGTCAGCTGCATGCGAAAACAGCGGGGCATCCTGAGTATGGCTATGCAGATGGCATTGAAACCACCACAGGCCCGTTAGGTCAAGGCATCACCAATGCCGTGGGTATGGCCATCGCAGAGCGCACCTTGGCAGCACAATTTAACAAGCCAGGTCATGAGATTGTCGATCACCACACCTATGCCTTTATGGGCGATGGCTGTTTGATGGAGGGTCTCTCCCACGAGTCATGTGCCATGGCCGGTACTTTAGGGCTTGGTAAGTTGATCGCATTTTGGGATGACAACGACATCTCTATTGATGGTCACATTGGTGACTGGATGGAGAAGGGCGTTCCTGGTCGTTTTAAGTCGTATGACTGGCACGTTATTCCAGATGTTGACGGACATGATCCAGAAGCAATTAATGCCGCGATTGCTGAGGCAAAATCAGTTACAGATAAGCCCACCTTGATCTGTACCCGCACGGTTATTGGTTTTGGCTCACCTAATATGAGCGGCACTCACGACTGTCACGGTGCGGCACTGGGCCACGATGAAATTGCCCTGGTTCGTAAAGAGCTGGGCTGGACGGCTGAGCCTTTTGAAATTCCATCAGAAATCTACGCAGGCTGGGATCACAAAGAGCAGGGTGCAACGGATGAGGCCGCATGGGATAAGAAGTTTGCCGCGTATAAAGCCGCATTCCCTGCTGAAGCCGCAGAATTTATTCGCCGTATGTCAGGAGAGCTTCCTGCCAATTTTGCGGTTGAGATGGATCAGTTTATTGCTAAGACACAAGATGAAATGCCGAGCATCGCTTCACGCAAGGCATCACAAAATGCAATTGAAGCGATGGGCCCACTGTTACCCGAAATGTTTGGTGGCTCTGCCGATTTAACCGGTTCAAATTTGACCAACTGGTCGGGTACCGTGAAGGTGACACCTGAAAATGCAGATGGTAACTACATCTCTTGGGGTGTTCGTGAATTTGGCATGGCGCACATGATGAACGGCATGGTTCTCCATGGCGGCTTCAAGGTTTATGGTGCAACCTTCTTCATGTTTATGGAGTTTATGCGTAATGCACTGCGCATGTCAGCGTTGATGAAGATTGGTACTATCTACGTCTACACCCATGACTCGATTGGCCTGGGTGAAGATGGTCCGACTCATCAGCCGGTTGAGCAGCTGGCGACTATGCGTGTCATCCCCGGCTTCCAAACATGGCGTGGTTGTGATGCGGTCGAATCTGCCGTCTCTTGGAAAGTGGCGATGATGCGTGGTGATGCACCTACCGCATTGGTCTTTTCTCGCCAAACGCTGACACCCATGCCTCGTACTGCCGAGCAGGTGGCGAATATTGAAAAGGGTGGCTATGTGCTGAAAGATTGCGCGGGCACGCCGGATATTATCTTCATCTCTACGGGTTCAGAAGTTGGCTTGGCTGTTGAGGCTGCAGAGGCCATGGATGCCAATGTTCGTGTTGTTTCGATGCCTTCAACCTGTGCCTATGACGCACAAGATCAAGCCTATAAAGACTCGGTATTGATCCCAGGCGTTAAACGCGTTGCGATTGAAGCGGGTGTTGACCAATCTTGGTACAAATATGTTGGCCTCGACGGTGGTGTTGTTTGCATGACAACCTTTGGTGAGTCGGCCCCTGCGGGTGAGCTGTTCAAACAATTTGGTTTCACCGTAGAAAATGTTGTTGCAACTGCAAACAAGGTTTTAGGTAAATAA
- a CDS encoding thioredoxin family protein gives MVSLETPVCEFGKLAVDFSLPGVDGKSWSLAECAGPKGLLVMFICNHCPYVKSIRERIVRDTNELKAMGLNSVAIMSNDPALNEEDSFENMKKISDEFGFSFPYLFDETQAVARVYGAVCTPDFFGYNGKLELQYRGRLDASRKETAEGDVRRDLFLGMKEVAETGRGPAEQVPSMGCSIKWKSE, from the coding sequence ATGGTTAGCCTAGAGACCCCTGTTTGTGAGTTTGGTAAGTTGGCAGTCGATTTTTCACTGCCGGGTGTGGACGGTAAAAGCTGGAGCCTGGCGGAGTGTGCGGGGCCAAAGGGTCTGTTGGTGATGTTTATTTGTAACCACTGCCCCTATGTGAAATCGATTCGTGAACGTATTGTGCGTGATACCAATGAGCTGAAGGCGATGGGGTTGAACTCGGTCGCCATTATGTCGAACGACCCTGCTCTGAATGAGGAGGACTCTTTTGAAAATATGAAAAAGATCTCTGATGAATTCGGTTTCAGCTTTCCCTATCTGTTTGATGAGACGCAGGCGGTTGCTAGGGTATATGGCGCTGTTTGTACTCCGGATTTTTTCGGTTATAACGGCAAGCTGGAGCTGCAATACCGGGGTAGGCTGGATGCCAGTCGCAAGGAGACGGCAGAGGGTGATGTACGCCGAGACCTATTTTTGGGAATGAAAGAAGTGGCAGAAACAGGCCGTGGCCCCGCAGAGCAAGTACCTAGCATGGGTTGCTCAATTAAGTGGAAAAGTGAGTAA
- the rrtA gene encoding rhombosortase — protein MTKTLQNHLFPLLLSGIVLIMAILPHNVENLLILHRQSFLSGEVWRAISGHLLHLDWPHLLMNLTGLWVTVWLAENLITTLEWFVTFAISSLLISSALLMFSNIDWYVGLSGVLHSFLVLVACKLIIHKRAIGWLLLLLILLKIGWEQWQGASPELEQLIGGKVILNAHLFGAIAGLAIAPLLPLFKRA, from the coding sequence ATGACAAAAACACTACAAAACCACCTTTTTCCCCTCTTACTCAGTGGCATTGTACTGATAATGGCCATATTACCTCATAACGTCGAAAATCTGCTTATTCTCCATCGACAAAGTTTTCTGTCAGGCGAGGTTTGGCGAGCAATCAGTGGACACCTGCTTCACCTCGACTGGCCACACTTGTTGATGAACTTGACTGGGTTGTGGGTGACGGTATGGTTGGCAGAAAACCTGATAACAACGCTAGAGTGGTTTGTTACATTCGCTATCTCTTCACTACTTATCAGTAGTGCACTACTCATGTTTTCTAACATCGACTGGTACGTCGGCCTTTCAGGCGTATTACACAGCTTTCTGGTATTAGTCGCCTGTAAACTGATTATTCATAAACGGGCTATAGGGTGGCTGCTCTTACTGCTTATACTGCTCAAAATTGGCTGGGAACAGTGGCAAGGAGCTTCACCTGAGCTAGAACAACTTATCGGCGGAAAAGTAATATTGAATGCGCACCTGTTTGGAGCTATTGCAGGTTTAGCAATTGCCCCTCTACTCCCCCTATTCAAGCGCGCATAA
- a CDS encoding 3'-5' exonuclease, whose protein sequence is MSPSLLKPANTVIVLDFETTGLSPDFGDRAIEIGAVKIEQGVVVEQFQGLMNPGRRISAFIEDYTGITNAMLKTAPPCGEVMMAFADFAGCADLVAHNASFDRRFLYAELERIKRKCGGEFACSMLVARRIYQQAENHKLGTLVEYANIPNDGTFHRALADAQMTAQLWLKMVNHLRDEHRIEPVPFSLMQKLSVTPKNAVKRFLQRYISKQSVNC, encoded by the coding sequence ATGTCGCCCAGTCTCCTCAAGCCCGCCAATACCGTTATCGTGCTCGACTTTGAGACCACGGGTCTATCTCCTGACTTCGGTGATCGCGCCATTGAGATTGGCGCGGTGAAGATTGAGCAGGGTGTGGTGGTGGAGCAGTTTCAGGGCTTGATGAATCCGGGCCGACGCATCAGTGCTTTTATTGAGGATTACACCGGTATCACTAATGCCATGTTAAAGACAGCACCGCCCTGCGGCGAAGTGATGATGGCGTTTGCTGACTTTGCCGGGTGTGCGGATTTAGTGGCGCATAATGCTTCCTTTGATAGGCGTTTTCTTTATGCTGAGTTGGAAAGAATTAAGCGCAAGTGCGGTGGGGAGTTTGCCTGTTCGATGTTGGTGGCGAGACGAATTTATCAGCAGGCGGAGAATCACAAGCTTGGCACCCTGGTGGAGTATGCCAATATCCCCAATGATGGCACGTTTCACCGCGCTTTAGCCGATGCACAGATGACAGCGCAGCTATGGCTTAAAATGGTTAATCACCTTAGGGATGAGCACCGGATTGAGCCTGTACCGTTTTCACTCATGCAAAAGCTCTCCGTTACGCCGAAAAATGCGGTGAAACGATTTTTGCAGCGTTATATATCCAAACAATCTGTCAATTGTTGA
- a CDS encoding virulence RhuM family protein — translation MNSEIIIYESGNHTIEVRLDGAQETLWLSLQQIADLFDRDKSVISRHLRNIFKDEELGRDSVVAKNATTAADGKTYQVDYYNLDAIISVGYRVNSKKGTQFRIWATQRLKEYLLQGYTLNQQRFDKNAEELQQAIALIQKAAMSPVMTAEAGSGLVNIVSRYTQTFLWLQRYDEGLLADIKGQDGGVLPSAQAAMAELLQLKRDLMARGEATELFARLRDDGLASILGNLNQTAFGEPAYPSVESKATHLLYFMVKNHPFSDGNKRSGAFLFVDFLHRNGRLLDATGNAIINDTGLAALTLLIAESDPKQKETLIRLVMHMLAGKE, via the coding sequence ATGAACAGCGAAATTATAATTTACGAATCCGGTAACCACACCATCGAGGTCAGGCTGGATGGCGCACAGGAGACCTTGTGGCTTAGCTTGCAGCAGATAGCTGATTTATTTGATCGTGATAAGTCGGTGATTTCCCGCCATCTGAGAAATATTTTTAAGGATGAAGAGCTTGGGCGTGATTCAGTTGTTGCAAAAAATGCAACAACTGCCGCTGACGGAAAAACCTATCAGGTAGATTACTACAACCTCGATGCCATCATCTCGGTCGGTTACCGGGTCAATTCCAAAAAAGGAACTCAATTCCGCATTTGGGCCACTCAACGGTTAAAAGAGTATCTGCTTCAAGGTTACACCTTGAATCAGCAACGCTTCGACAAAAACGCAGAGGAGTTGCAGCAGGCCATTGCCTTGATCCAAAAGGCAGCCATGTCTCCGGTGATGACGGCCGAGGCGGGCAGCGGTTTGGTGAATATTGTCAGTCGCTATACCCAGACCTTTCTCTGGCTGCAACGCTACGATGAAGGACTATTGGCCGATATCAAGGGCCAGGATGGCGGCGTTCTGCCTTCGGCTCAAGCGGCCATGGCGGAGTTGCTCCAGCTTAAGCGTGATCTAATGGCGCGAGGCGAGGCTACTGAGTTGTTTGCCCGTCTGCGTGATGATGGGTTGGCGTCGATACTGGGTAATCTCAATCAAACCGCTTTTGGTGAACCGGCTTATCCCAGTGTGGAGAGCAAGGCAACCCATCTGCTCTATTTTATGGTGAAGAATCATCCCTTCAGTGATGGCAATAAACGCAGCGGCGCGTTTTTGTTTGTCGATTTTCTGCATCGCAATGGCCGCCTGCTGGATGCGACCGGTAATGCGATTATCAACGATACCGGTCTGGCGGCGTTGACCCTGTTGATCGCCGAGTCCGACCCAAAGCAGAAAGAGACTTTGATACGATTGGTCATGCACATGCTCGCCGGAAAGGAATGA
- a CDS encoding S8 family peptidase: MADQLPLLVFPQKRIVPPDPGRGFPPSKPHLPSRDKQILRIGGQLTALQQSFTQYHASLAGAVAGMEPETVLVMEIAGSVNDFKQAVEAAGLEWLGEWDLEDLEPDDEFYELNSKGQRADKPIQGRLFLSMGNQTGLQEMLSLWAQWSQGRSLPRGKGKWGDVFSQLRMIRRWGIEETLRETGMIERWQDFLDPINPDQPVTFQIELFYRRTAAKRQQNERAIRHLLENSGGRLLGDFIDMGEIAFHAVKAQLPARYIQQLLAEIDRPESEIDVQLFNFSGIMYFRPTGQSLSAADEDEGEPIEFIADQPDLPPVAALLDGAPLLMHDALKDRLLFDDPFELEGLYQPGERKHGTSMASLIVHGDLSHGQNEPLRRKVYCTPIMQPDPSSRDRDEHMPDEVFFEDRIHLAVRRMFEGAGDVPAQAPSVRVINLSICDPERPFIHTPSPWARLLDWLAWKYRVLFCVSAGNFLDPVTMGINHAAFSALPDAEKVQQTIKAMAATLSSRRLLSPAESLNAITVGALHNDESGNFQPRHRLDLMPEENGFSPAMRVGHGFRRSIKPEVLFPGGRQLYQTPIANHSTQYKFERSKVAPGQQVAWDSAQQGDLSNALFTRGTSNATALATRSAARIYDMLTELRDQGGENLPESLMSVLMKALLIHGARQPENIKQQLGTALKNEGNSRTFKRVISRYIGYGAADIERVLACTEQRATVLGCGEIRENEVHEYAFPLPTGLSTQKLWRRLVVTLAWFSPINPDHRNLREAKLSLEPGGSNWGTGSLKLKRQDGDHNQVLRGTIQHEVLEGSKTIAAYQDGEMLLIRVVCKKDATASLDEPIPYGLAVTLEVKEDINIPIYQQIHERIKPQVIVGQ; encoded by the coding sequence ATGGCTGACCAATTACCCTTGCTGGTGTTTCCACAAAAACGGATTGTGCCTCCAGATCCCGGTCGTGGTTTTCCTCCTAGCAAGCCACATCTACCCAGCCGAGACAAACAAATCCTCCGTATTGGTGGCCAACTGACCGCCTTGCAGCAATCCTTTACGCAATACCATGCGAGCCTAGCCGGTGCAGTAGCGGGCATGGAGCCGGAAACAGTACTGGTAATGGAGATTGCGGGTAGTGTTAACGATTTTAAACAGGCTGTAGAGGCTGCGGGCTTAGAGTGGTTGGGGGAATGGGATCTTGAAGATCTTGAACCCGATGATGAATTTTATGAGCTAAACAGCAAAGGACAGCGTGCAGACAAGCCTATCCAAGGCAGGCTATTTCTGTCGATGGGTAATCAAACAGGTTTGCAGGAAATGTTGTCGCTATGGGCGCAGTGGTCTCAGGGCAGGTCACTGCCTCGCGGCAAAGGTAAGTGGGGTGATGTATTTTCTCAGTTGCGCATGATTCGGCGTTGGGGTATTGAGGAAACCTTGCGTGAGACCGGCATGATTGAGCGCTGGCAGGATTTTCTGGATCCAATCAATCCCGATCAGCCGGTTACCTTTCAAATTGAACTGTTCTATCGTCGCACAGCAGCAAAACGCCAGCAAAATGAGCGCGCTATCCGTCATCTTTTGGAGAATTCTGGTGGCCGTTTGCTGGGTGATTTTATCGATATGGGGGAAATTGCGTTTCATGCTGTCAAGGCGCAATTGCCTGCGCGTTATATTCAGCAATTACTGGCTGAGATCGACCGACCTGAGTCTGAAATTGACGTTCAGCTCTTTAACTTCTCCGGCATTATGTATTTTCGCCCAACCGGTCAGAGCCTGTCCGCTGCCGATGAAGATGAGGGTGAGCCGATTGAATTTATTGCGGATCAACCCGACTTGCCGCCTGTTGCTGCCTTGTTGGATGGCGCACCGCTCTTGATGCACGACGCATTGAAAGACAGGCTGCTTTTTGATGATCCCTTTGAATTAGAGGGGCTGTACCAGCCGGGAGAGCGTAAGCACGGTACCAGCATGGCTTCGCTGATTGTGCATGGTGATCTGAGTCATGGGCAAAACGAGCCGTTGCGCAGAAAAGTTTATTGCACCCCCATTATGCAACCCGATCCCTCTTCCCGTGATCGGGATGAGCACATGCCGGATGAGGTGTTTTTTGAAGACCGGATTCATCTCGCGGTGCGCAGAATGTTTGAAGGTGCGGGTGATGTACCCGCTCAGGCACCCTCTGTCAGGGTGATAAATCTTTCAATTTGTGACCCTGAACGACCATTTATTCACACCCCCAGTCCCTGGGCCAGACTACTGGATTGGTTAGCCTGGAAATATCGGGTGTTGTTTTGCGTCAGTGCCGGGAATTTCCTTGATCCGGTCACTATGGGAATAAACCATGCAGCGTTTTCCGCTTTGCCTGATGCTGAAAAGGTGCAGCAGACGATTAAAGCGATGGCGGCAACACTTTCCTCGCGTCGGCTATTATCTCCCGCTGAATCCCTTAACGCCATTACAGTGGGTGCATTGCACAACGATGAGTCGGGCAATTTTCAGCCACGCCACCGCCTTGATTTAATGCCAGAAGAAAATGGGTTCAGTCCGGCAATGCGCGTTGGTCATGGTTTTCGGCGTTCAATCAAGCCAGAGGTATTGTTTCCGGGTGGCCGCCAACTTTACCAAACACCGATCGCCAATCATTCAACCCAATATAAATTTGAGCGTTCAAAAGTGGCCCCAGGTCAACAGGTTGCCTGGGACAGTGCGCAGCAAGGTGATCTGTCTAACGCCTTGTTCACGAGAGGCACGAGTAATGCCACGGCTTTGGCAACCCGAAGTGCTGCCCGTATTTATGACATGCTGACTGAACTGCGCGATCAAGGTGGAGAAAATTTACCAGAATCATTGATGTCTGTGTTGATGAAGGCGCTGCTCATTCACGGTGCAAGGCAGCCCGAAAATATTAAACAACAACTGGGGACAGCGTTAAAGAATGAGGGTAATTCACGTACATTCAAACGAGTCATCTCGCGTTATATCGGTTATGGCGCGGCTGATATTGAGCGCGTTCTGGCTTGCACCGAGCAGCGTGCCACAGTACTTGGATGTGGCGAAATTCGGGAAAACGAAGTACATGAGTATGCTTTTCCGTTGCCTACTGGTTTGTCTACGCAAAAGCTATGGCGGCGACTTGTGGTGACTCTTGCATGGTTCTCGCCCATCAATCCTGATCATCGCAACCTGCGTGAAGCGAAGTTATCGCTGGAGCCGGGTGGAAGCAATTGGGGCACGGGATCGTTAAAGCTAAAACGCCAGGATGGCGATCATAACCAGGTGCTGCGTGGAACAATTCAGCACGAAGTGCTTGAAGGCTCAAAGACCATTGCCGCCTATCAAGATGGTGAAATGTTGCTAATCCGAGTGGTTTGCAAAAAAGATGCGACTGCTTCGCTTGATGAACCTATTCCATATGGATTGGCAGTAACGCTTGAGGTGAAAGAGGATATTAACATTCCTATATACCAGCAGATTCATGAAAGGATCAAACCACAAGTTATTGTTGGTCAGTAG
- a CDS encoding ATP-binding protein codes for MAQADTLVELVKAASSGDQQLFRRAAESLIQEERSKGHRIFADRLVKSLQYTSPFQQRAVGSKTTSNDGAVTNDLIFEISPQRTLDSLVLTEKIRAQLDEMIEEQHRAELLHAHNLSPRHRVLLAGPPGNGKTTLAEALATELMVPMIVVRYETLIGSYLGETSARLKKLIDYAKTQRCVLFFDEFETLGKERGDIHETGEIKRVVSSLLLQMDELPDYVIVVAASNHPELLDRAVWRRFQLRIELPTPTRAQLSHFIDSIGMHSQVSFGLAAETIAKRLLGSNFSEVEEFCLAVVRRAVLDQKTNNAKAITQLKLEQWRDRLKPVSTENQDN; via the coding sequence ATGGCTCAAGCTGATACATTGGTCGAACTTGTGAAGGCGGCTAGCAGTGGAGACCAGCAGTTATTTCGTCGGGCTGCTGAGTCATTGATTCAGGAGGAGCGGAGCAAAGGGCATCGTATTTTTGCGGATCGTTTGGTTAAATCCCTTCAATACACCTCTCCTTTTCAACAACGTGCAGTGGGGAGCAAAACGACGAGCAATGACGGAGCGGTAACCAACGACCTGATTTTCGAAATCAGCCCGCAGCGAACCTTGGATAGTTTGGTGTTAACGGAAAAAATACGAGCGCAGCTAGACGAGATGATTGAGGAGCAGCACCGTGCAGAGTTGCTGCATGCCCATAATTTAAGTCCTCGTCATCGCGTGTTACTTGCGGGCCCGCCTGGTAATGGTAAAACAACATTGGCTGAGGCTCTGGCCACAGAGCTTATGGTGCCAATGATTGTGGTGCGCTACGAAACCTTAATCGGGAGTTATTTGGGCGAGACATCAGCGCGATTGAAAAAACTAATCGACTACGCTAAAACCCAGCGCTGTGTGCTATTTTTTGATGAGTTTGAAACTCTGGGGAAAGAGCGTGGTGATATACATGAAACCGGCGAAATAAAACGGGTGGTCAGCTCTTTACTGTTACAAATGGATGAGCTGCCTGATTATGTGATCGTGGTCGCCGCAAGCAATCACCCGGAGTTACTGGATCGCGCCGTTTGGAGACGCTTTCAGTTACGCATAGAGCTGCCAACCCCAACCCGCGCACAATTGTCACATTTTATCGATTCGATTGGTATGCACAGCCAAGTTAGTTTTGGGCTTGCGGCTGAAACCATCGCCAAACGCCTACTGGGATCAAATTTTTCAGAAGTGGAAGAGTTCTGCCTGGCGGTTGTGCGCCGCGCTGTATTGGATCAAAAGACGAACAATGCCAAGGCCATTACTCAGCTCAAATTAGAGCAGTGGCGTGATCGCTTAAAGCCTGTTTCAACGGAAAATCAGGACAATTAA
- a CDS encoding helix-turn-helix domain-containing protein, whose product MNTEIMTIKEVAEYLKLTEKTAYRLAAEGKIPGFKVGGSWRFTRGEIDAWIAKQLKQQGHDKQHQDQRGKC is encoded by the coding sequence ATGAACACCGAAATAATGACCATCAAAGAGGTCGCAGAATATCTGAAGCTAACCGAAAAGACGGCGTATCGCCTCGCGGCAGAAGGAAAAATCCCCGGTTTCAAAGTGGGCGGCTCATGGCGGTTCACGCGCGGTGAGATTGATGCATGGATTGCAAAGCAATTGAAACAACAAGGGCACGACAAGCAGCATCAAGATCAACGAGGTAAGTGCTAA
- a CDS encoding tektin family protein, with protein MLVYANNLSFEGTDSEEAVFRGIGVWLKEQLGFGLHPAQLREEAEHRGRGDKSGSWLRIYATDEDEPQMYAWVLKVSGGEVKGRQWVTELGLKILNKKYEFSCVLKTEEHSTMVNNPVTPSQPRVIRYIASNIESAPGATLSANSFGTSTKIVGPAPDTYRALLVDIERQDRRYPIVLISPDRDGNYHVNSNHLQQLLLGLAQVVQVDGEYNSYEMAEVLGNQWSAWDGAVNLISTPAPSGFVRGKVFRTVEIDSWGDTQHDRVSALLAWVTHHTNIPQLRRRIRVEGVMQLSLRRRIQLSRARSSDMSDELSSVWQLAEEQTDQIDDLEGNIRELEETNEHFQLAKLDDEIQHQALNDELRKKDFDISALKKQLKNAGYGQTATLDIASILELLIRPGQPTPLECMDLIESFYPDTCIVLPSAKDSARKVSNFMYGQKLLGLLRSLVTEYIEKLKQGGDNIAKSVFGKNDYAANESETVESNPNMRKKRRFEYNGEMVEMFRHLRIGREEDTTKTIRVHFYWDAKNGKIVIGYCGEHLPVSTH; from the coding sequence ATGCTGGTATACGCAAATAATTTAAGTTTCGAAGGCACCGATTCTGAAGAGGCTGTGTTCCGCGGGATAGGCGTTTGGCTGAAGGAACAGCTAGGGTTTGGTCTTCATCCTGCGCAATTACGAGAAGAGGCTGAGCATCGCGGCAGAGGTGACAAATCGGGTAGTTGGCTGCGTATTTATGCCACTGATGAAGACGAGCCGCAAATGTATGCTTGGGTTTTGAAGGTAAGTGGCGGTGAAGTCAAAGGCCGACAGTGGGTAACTGAGTTAGGGCTGAAGATACTAAATAAAAAATACGAATTTTCTTGCGTGCTAAAAACAGAAGAACACAGCACGATGGTAAATAACCCTGTCACGCCGTCACAGCCGCGTGTCATTCGTTACATTGCTAGCAATATTGAATCAGCACCGGGCGCAACGTTGTCTGCTAATAGCTTTGGAACGTCTACTAAAATAGTAGGCCCAGCTCCTGATACTTATCGCGCCCTGTTGGTAGATATAGAGCGTCAAGATAGGCGTTACCCGATTGTGTTGATTAGTCCCGATAGGGATGGAAATTACCACGTAAACTCGAATCATCTCCAACAACTTTTACTTGGTTTGGCTCAAGTCGTTCAGGTCGATGGAGAATATAACAGTTATGAGATGGCTGAAGTCCTGGGGAACCAGTGGTCCGCATGGGATGGTGCAGTTAACCTGATTTCAACGCCAGCCCCAAGCGGTTTTGTACGAGGGAAAGTCTTCAGAACGGTCGAAATAGATAGCTGGGGTGACACCCAGCATGATCGTGTTTCAGCTCTGCTTGCATGGGTAACACATCATACGAATATTCCCCAGCTACGTCGTCGTATTCGCGTAGAAGGCGTTATGCAGCTTTCCCTGCGTAGGCGAATTCAGCTATCTCGCGCTCGAAGCTCTGATATGAGCGATGAGCTTAGCAGTGTATGGCAGTTGGCAGAAGAACAGACAGATCAAATCGATGATTTGGAGGGAAATATTCGTGAATTGGAGGAAACGAATGAACATTTTCAGCTTGCCAAGTTAGATGATGAAATCCAACATCAAGCGCTGAATGATGAGCTGCGGAAAAAAGACTTTGATATCTCAGCATTAAAAAAGCAGTTAAAAAATGCAGGCTATGGGCAAACTGCTACGCTAGATATAGCGTCAATTTTGGAGCTTCTTATACGCCCAGGTCAGCCCACGCCGTTGGAATGCATGGACCTGATTGAAAGCTTCTATCCCGACACATGTATTGTTTTGCCTTCGGCTAAAGACAGCGCTCGGAAGGTTTCAAACTTCATGTATGGCCAAAAATTGCTCGGCCTTCTTCGATCACTTGTAACTGAATACATCGAGAAATTAAAGCAAGGTGGCGACAACATCGCTAAAAGCGTCTTTGGGAAAAATGACTACGCCGCTAACGAATCTGAGACAGTTGAATCAAACCCGAACATGAGGAAAAAACGGAGGTTCGAATACAACGGTGAAATGGTTGAGATGTTCAGGCATCTTCGTATTGGTCGAGAAGAAGACACAACGAAAACAATCCGTGTTCATTTTTATTGGGATGCCAAAAATGGAAAAATCGTGATTGGATATTGTGGTGAACATTTACCTGTGTCAACACATTAA
- a CDS encoding DUF1016 N-terminal domain-containing protein — translation MKKKSNLNRSTDYTNWLAELKTRVRRSQLKAAVAVNQELLKFYWDLGSDIVEKQKNTSWGAGFLKQLSQDLITEFPGIKGFSLSNIKHIRQWLAGSLMEAVLISHGGK, via the coding sequence ATGAAAAAGAAAAGCAATCTCAACCGTTCAACTGACTACACAAATTGGCTTGCTGAACTCAAAACCAGAGTTCGTCGATCTCAACTAAAAGCTGCCGTCGCAGTTAACCAGGAGCTGTTGAAGTTCTACTGGGACTTAGGTTCCGACATCGTTGAAAAGCAAAAAAACACCTCCTGGGGAGCCGGTTTCCTGAAGCAGTTAAGCCAGGATCTCATAACAGAATTTCCTGGCATAAAAGGTTTTTCGCTCAGTAATATCAAACACATCCGCCAATGGTTGGCTGGGTCACTTATGGAGGCTGTTCTTATCAGTCACGGCGGCAAGTAA